Proteins from one Mercurialis annua linkage group LG7, ddMerAnnu1.2, whole genome shotgun sequence genomic window:
- the LOC126656016 gene encoding uncharacterized protein LOC126656016 isoform X2, whose product MDAQDHVRYVTVGGDSSKSRAICKCGEGYKCVITRIIGPDAGKTYSCNGNCTCIIGEKEEEDLKLQEKLESLSKDGAYCESGEGWSCIITKNEGSDAVKPGFECAGDCSCVIAG is encoded by the exons ATGGATGCTCAAGATCATGTAAG ATATGTTACGGTTGGTGGTGATAGTAGCAAAAGTAGAGCAATTTGCAAGTGTGGGGAAGGGTATAAATGTGTGATAACTAGGATAATTGGACCTGATGCTGGCAAGACCTATAGTTGCAATGGAAATTGCACTTGTATCAT aggtgaaaaagaagaagaagatttaAAATTGCAAGAAAAGTTAGAAAGCCTAAGTAAAGACGGCGCATATTGTGAGAGTGGCGAAGGATGGAGCTGTATCATCACCAAAAATGAAGGTTCTGATGCAGTCAAGCCCGGATTTGAATGTGCTGGAGATTGCTCTTGTGTCATTGCCGGATGA
- the LOC126656016 gene encoding uncharacterized protein LOC126656016 isoform X1, with translation MDAQDHVSRYVTVGGDSSKSRAICKCGEGYKCVITRIIGPDAGKTYSCNGNCTCIIGEKEEEDLKLQEKLESLSKDGAYCESGEGWSCIITKNEGSDAVKPGFECAGDCSCVIAG, from the exons ATGGATGCTCAAGATCATGTAAG caGATATGTTACGGTTGGTGGTGATAGTAGCAAAAGTAGAGCAATTTGCAAGTGTGGGGAAGGGTATAAATGTGTGATAACTAGGATAATTGGACCTGATGCTGGCAAGACCTATAGTTGCAATGGAAATTGCACTTGTATCAT aggtgaaaaagaagaagaagatttaAAATTGCAAGAAAAGTTAGAAAGCCTAAGTAAAGACGGCGCATATTGTGAGAGTGGCGAAGGATGGAGCTGTATCATCACCAAAAATGAAGGTTCTGATGCAGTCAAGCCCGGATTTGAATGTGCTGGAGATTGCTCTTGTGTCATTGCCGGATGA
- the LOC126655454 gene encoding UDP-glycosyltransferase 91A1-like — MADDSKLHIALFPWLAFGHMIPFLGLAKLLAQKSHKISFISTPGNIDRLPKLPPNLTNLITFVKVPLPRIDHLPEDAQATTDLPFEKVQYLKKAYDCLKQPLQTFLENSDVDWLFYDFSAFWLPEIAKSLGISHGFFSVFLGSTLGTFVKPASFIDDDRTKPEQFTVPAKWVNFPTKVALKLFEIIKIFESVSGDASGVSDIFRIAEVVKGCDVIIVRSCMDFEPEWLNLLQEIHGKPCIPAGVLPTTEYDAGEETEEWISIKEWLDKQEKASVVYVAFGSEAKLSQVELNEIALGLELSGIPFFWVLRNRRGLTDTEVIKLPDGFEERTKERGVVCTSWAPQLKILAHDSVGGYLIHSGWSSVVEASQHAIPLILMTFTSDQGINARILEEKKMGYPIPRNEFDGSFTGESVAESLKLVIVKDEGKIYRGKAKEMRILLGDRKRQEMYINNFLDYLKTNKQAKAMVN; from the coding sequence ATGGCCGATGATTCTAAGCTACACATCGCACTCTTTCCATGGCTAGCTTTCGGTCACATGATTCCATTCTTAGGGTTGGCCAAACTTTTAGCTCAAAAGAGTCACAAAATCTCATTCATTTCAACTCCTGGAAACATCGATCGCCTCCCTAAACTTCCTCCGAATCTAACCAATCTCATAACATTCGTCAAGGTTCCGTTGCCACGTATTGATCATCTTCCTGAAGATGCTCAAGCAACGACTGATCTTCCATTCGAAAAAGTCCAGTACCTTAAAAAAGCATACGATTGTCTTAAACAGCCACTGCAAACATTTCTTGAAAATTCTGATGTTGATTGgttgttttatgatttttcagcTTTTTGGCTACCGGAAATCGCCAAAAGTCTGGGAATTTCGCATGGATTTTTTAGTGTCTTCTTGGGTTCTACGTTGGGTACATTTGTGAAGCCGGCGTCATTTATCGATGATGATCGGACTAAACCTGAACAGTTTACAGTCCCGGCAAAATGGGTTAATTTCCCGACCAAGGTTGCTTTGAAGCTGTTCGAAATCATAAAGATTTTTGAATCTGTGTCCGGTGATGCATCTGGTGTTTCTGATATCTTTCGTATCGCTGAGGTAGTTAAAGGTTGTGATGTGATTATTGTAAGAAGCTGCATGGATTTTGAACCAGAATGGTTAAACCTGCTTCAGGAGATTCATGGAAAGCCATGCATACCTGCCGGCGTGCTTCCGACTACAGAATATGATGCCGGAGAAGAAACGGAGGAATGGATTTCGATCAAAGAGTGGCTAGATAAGCAAGAGAAAGCATCAGTGGTGTACGTAGCATTTGGTTCTGAAGCCAAACTGAGTCAAGTCGAGTTAAACGAGATTGCTCTCGGGCTCGAGTTATCAGGGATCCCCTTCTTTTGGGTGCTGAGAAATCGTAGAGGGTTAACCGATACGGAAGTAATCAAACTTCCCGATGGGTTCGAGGAGCGAACCAAAGAGCGTGGTGTGGTCTGTACCAGTTGGGCTCCTCAGCTCAAGATATTAGCTCATGACTCGGTGGGTGGGTACTTGATTCACTCAGGATGGAGTTCAGTTGTGGAAGCGAGTCAACATGCGATTCCTCTCATATTAATGACATTCACATCTGACCAGGGGATTAATGCCAGAATTCTGGAGGAGAAAAAAATGGGATATCCAATACCAAGAAACGAGTTTGATGGATCGTTTACGGGTGAGTCAGTAGCTGAGTCGTTGAAATTGGTGATCGTGAAAGATGAAGGTAAGATTTACAGAGGCAAAGCTAAGGAGATGAGAATTCTTCTTGGAGATCGGAAGAGACAAGAGATGTATATTAACAATTTTCTTGATTATCTTAAGACAAACAAGCAAGCTAAAGCTATGGTTAATTAG
- the LOC126655459 gene encoding UDP-glycosyltransferase 91A1-like encodes MADDSKLHIALFPWLAFGHMIPYLELAKLLAQKNHKISFISTPRNIDRLPKLPPNLSNLITFVKVPLPRIDHLPEEAQATTDLPFDKVQYLKKAYDCLKQPLKTFLENSDVDWLFYDFSAFWLPEIAKSVGISHGFFSIFLGATLGIVTKPASFDDDRNKPEQFTVPPKWVNFPTKVAYKLFEVIRIFESVTGDASDVSDIFRFAEVVKGCDLIAVRSCMDFEPEWLNLLQEIHGKPCIATGMLPTTEYDTGEQTEEWIPIKEWLDKQEKASVVYVAFGSEAKPSQDELNEIALGLELSGLPFFWVLRNRRGLSDTEVIELPDAFEERTKERGVVCTSWVPQLKILAHDSVGGFLTHSGWSSVVEASQYARPLILMAFLADQGINARILEEKKMGYPIPRNEFDGSFTGEFTGESVAESLKLVIVKEEGKIYRDKAEEMRILFGDKQRQEMYINNFLDYLTTNKQAKAVVN; translated from the coding sequence ATGGCCGATGATTCCAAGCTCCACATCGCACTTTTTCCATGGCTAGCTTTCGGTCACATGATTCCATATCTAGagttagccaaacttttagctcaaaaaaatcacaaaatctCCTTCATTTCAACTCCTCGAAACATCGATCGTCTTCCTAAACTTCCTCCGAATCTATCCAATCTCATAACATTCGTCAAGGTTCCGTTGCCACGTATTGATCATCTTCCTGAAGAAGCTCAGGCTACGACTGATCTTCCATTCGACAAAGTCCAGTACCTTAAAAAAGCATATGATTGTCTTAAACAGCCATTGAAAACATTTCTTGAAAATTCTGATGTTGATTGGTTGTTCTATGATTTTTCAGCTTTTTGGCTGCCTGAAATCGCCAAAAGTGTCGGGATTTCACATGGGTTTTTTAGTATATTCTTGGGTGCTACGTTGGGTATAGTTACTAAACCAGCGTCATTTGACGATGATCGGAATAAACCTGAACAATTTACAGTCCCGCCAAAATGGGTTAATTTTCCGACAAAGGTTGCTTATAAGTTGTTTGAAGTCATAAGGATTTTTGAATCTGTTACTGGTGATGCGTCTGATGTTTCTGATATTTTCCGTTTCGCTGAGGTAGTTAAAGGTTGTGATCTGATTGCTGTAAGAAGCTGCATGGATTTTGAACCAGAATGGTTAAATCTACTTCAGGAGATTCATGGAAAACCATGTATAGCTACTGGTATGCTTCCGACTACAGAATATGACACCGGAGAACAAACGGAGGAGTGGATTCCGATCAAAGAGTGGCTAGATAAGCAAGAGAAAGCTTCTGTAGTGTATGTAGCATTTGGCAGCGAAGCGAAACCGAGTCAAGACGAGTTAAATGAGATCGCTCTGGGGCTCGAGTTATCGGGGCTCCCATTCTTTTGGGTGCTGAGAAATCGTAGAGGGTTATCTGATACGGAAGTAATCGAACTGCCCGATGCGTTCGAGGAGCGAACCAAAGAGCGTGGTGTGGTCTGCACCAGTTGGGTTCCTCAGCTCAAGATTTTAGCTCATGACTCGGTGGGTGGGTTCTTGACTCACTCAGGATGGAGTTCAGTTGTGGAAGCGAGTCAATATGCGAGACCTCTTATATTAATGGCATTCTTAGCCGATCAGGGAATAAATGCAAGAATTCTGGAGGAGAAAAAAATGGGATATCCAATACCAAGAAACGAGTTTGATGGATCGTTTACGGGTGAGTTTACCGGCGAGTCAGTAGCTGAGTCGTTGAAATTGGTGATAGTGAAAGAAGAAGGTAAAATATACAGAGACAAAGCTGAGGAGATGAGAATACTTTTTGGAGATAAGCAGAGACAAGAGATGTACATTAACAATTTTCTTGATTATCTTACGACAAACAAGCAAGCAAAAGCTGTGGTTAATTAG